The sequence agcagcagcaacagggCATCGAGCGGCGGCGCCCGAGCAACGCGACCTCAGGTGGGTAGCCGGGTCTCTGACTCGCCCAGGTAAGCGCCAGCTGCCGCTACCGCACATTCACCTGAGCCTTTCCTGTCTGTTTGCAGAGCTGCAGGCCCCTCAGGATGTCTCTAGTGCCCTTAGGGTCCTCTGCTGGGTCATGACCTCGCCCCAGTCCCACCGGAAGGCGCGCCAAGTCCAGAGCACCTGGGGGCGCCGCTGCACCGTGCTGCTCTTCATGAGCTCCAGGGCAGACCCCAGCCTGCCGGCGGTCGGGCTCAACACGTCCGAGGGGCGAGGCGCGCTCTATCGGAAGACGATGGCCGCCTTCACGCTGGTCCACGACCGTTACCTGCACGCGGCCGACTGGTTCCTCAAGGCGGATGACGACACGTACGTGGTGATGGAGAACCTCCGGCTGCTGCTCTCCAAGCACGACAGCAGTCAGCCGCTCTACCTGGGCCGCCGCTTCAGCCCTTACGTCCAGCAGGGCTACATGAGCGGCGGGGCGGGCTACGTGCTGAGCCGGCAGGCCCTGAGGCGCTATGTGGCAGGCCTGAAGGATGGCACCTGCACTCACACGTCTTCGGTGGAAGACTTGGCCATCGGCCGCTGCATGGAGAGCCTGGGGGTGCGGGTGGTGGACACGCGGGACGTGCAGCGTAGGGAGAGCTTCCACCCCCTGTACCCCGAGCTGCACCTCATCCCGGGCATCCTGGCGCCCAGCCACTGGTACTGGAAGTACAGCTACTACAAGGCCCGCAACGTGAGTGTGCCGCCGCCCACTCGGGCCGGCGACGTGTGCCCGTCTGCTTTCTGCTGGGGAGACTCGCTTCTGGGTGCGGAGTGGCCTGTGGTGGGTGCGTGGGGTCTTCTTCTGGCTGTCCTTCTCGCCTCTGCACCTCTGTCTGCCGGGCCTGCTGTACTCTTCTTGGCACTTTATactcctctgtctgtctctgcctGGCACCCTGACCTGACATGATGCCCTTTCTCCCACTGCAGGGTCCTGACTGCTGCTCCGACCTCTCCGTTTCATTCCACTACATCACCCCGGAAGACATGCACATCCTGGAGTATTACGTCTACCACCTGCAGGTCCCCGGTCACCATCGAGACGACACGGTGGACTTCCTGACTCCCTAAGGACAGGGCCATGTACTCGCCTGTGCCCACCTTCCTCTTGCCGGTTGCCTTTTGCTTTCCCACCTTGGCTTTTGTAGAACCTCCTACCGAGGTGAGCCGACCTTCTTGCCCTGATGAGCTCTTTGATTGCCCCCTGAATGTTTTGTGGCACCTGCTTGGTTTGACTTGGGCACCTCAAGGACCGACCCCACGTGAGAAGTGTGGGCTTAATCAGCTCGTCACCTTTGATGCCTTATAGCGCCTTGCACTCCATTTTAGACATGTTTGCTCGCTGGTGGCTGCAGTGGTCACCCTGGGTCTATCTGAAGGTGTCCTGCTGCCCACCTGCTGGTGGTGTAAAGTGCCAGCTTGCTGGCTCAGTTCTGTGTGTTACGCACacagaaggcgctatataaagggaACGGTTAGACATTCACCACGACGGGTCCCACCCTTAAAGTTTAGCAGTGAAGCTCGCAGGCCGACCGAGTCAACGCGCCAACGCTGAGCTTATCTCAGAGCCCCACCCATGCCAGCTGGGGAGCTGCTGTTTATCTCCTTGGCCCGCCAGCTGCTCTCTTTCAGCGTGCGCTGAGCCCAAACAGAAGGCAGCACAAGGCCTGCGCTGTGACCGGGGTTCAATCGGGCAGGAAAGTGCCAGCCTCTGGGATGTCACTTGGCCACCTGGGAAGCTGGCAGGGGTGTGACCACACCTGCCATGTCCTAACTGGACGACGAGTGTGTCTCGGGAGTCTGATACCGTGTCACTTGGCATCTCTTTGATTTTCACGATTGAAGGGCTGTGTGCCACTGATTTTGATTAATGCCAGGTGTCCTGTGGTGCACGagcgccctctagtggccacactTCAGTGGCTATGCTTGGAGGGCATCTGTCCGCCGCGGTCCACAGTGGCCACATGCAGGTCCAGTTCTGCCTCCAGTCTCATCCCACCAGGGGGCGCTTCACTTCTGCCTGAGAGAGCCTGGAGGGAAGTTTAGGGTGAGGAGCTCTAAAAGCAGGGCAGCCTCAGGGTGGCACAGTACTGTGCTCGGTTGGCAAGGTGCCTCCCACACATGTGGGCCTTGTTCGGGCTTCTGGGGGCAATAGGCATGCCAGATGTTGGCACTTTGTGTCTCCGCCTGCATTCAATGCCTCCTCCTACCACGCAGCAACAGCTTGAGCAGTCGACAGGAGAGTCTCTGGTCGGTAGAACTGAGCCGTGCTGCCCGCCTGCCTGCCAGTCACGGGGTCTGAAGACTGCCAACCAGTGCTCCGAGCATACTGATGGCAGCCCAGTGCCCGCTTTACCATCCTGTTTACAGAAATGAGACGAACGAACGATGCAGTCCCCCACGAGACCCTTTCAGGACGGACAGATGCGTTTGGTGGCCTCGGTGGTCCATTATTCCCGTGTTACAGGTCTTGGGCCGGACCACCGCCGTCTTGGGTCGTACGTGGGGTTGAGGCTGAGTTACGTTAAGCATCTCAATACCCGCCGAGCTCCTTTAATGTGAGGCGCCTTCAGAAGGTCTTCACCCCCTCAGCTCTTTGACATTTTGGGATGTTGCAGCCTTCTGTTAAAATCGTCGCCATGCGCCAAGCAACACTCAGTGCAGCAGGATGAGAAAACGAAAGTGGGCAACGTTTCAAATTTATTACAGAACAAAGCAAACGAACCTGAGCCGTCCCACTGCCCGAGTACTGAGGGTCTTCACTGCCATTCCAGCCTGCAGTCGTCACCCCGAGCTTCGCTCAACTCGATTTGTATGGATGGGCACCACTGGGGTTCAAGTCTCAGCTCTGGCTGGGCAACTGTCCCTACGCTGTCCCCtgagttgtctttgctttgtgaccCGTCGGTCACTCTGAGCAGGTTTTTCATCAAGGAGATCCCCATTCAGCTTCtccagtctcccagtccctgtgGCCACCGACACCAGTGCTTCGCTACTGGAACGGCACAGCGATGAGAGGTGCCTGCCGTCCTCCAGACACGACGCCAACGTTGGTTTCACCAGGCCAGAGGGGCTCGTTTCGCTCGTGTCCTTAACGCAGGAGCAGCTTCTCTCCGGCCACTCTGTCCTCAAGCCCACCTTGGTGGAATATCGCGGTGGGGAATGCAGAGAAGAATATTCCTTAAAAATCCTCGGAGAGAATCATCCAtcagcatatatgaaaataacgcAGCAAGGGTTAAACTATCAAAAGCCATCGCCTGTCCCTCTTTACAGCTGTAAAGCCCCCAAATCGAGTGCCCGTTGTTTGAGGCCTTGGCAAGGAGAGAAAAACCAGACGGGCGGCGTGTCTCCAGTTACAGGGCCTGCCCGTCTGGACGGGTGAGGACAAGTCAAGAGAAAGGAAGTTTCCAAGAGCCAGCCGCCTTATTGCTTTAGGGGCACAGCTGCCCAGCCTCCAGCCCAGCGTCACATGAGTGGGTCCGCCTGACTCCGACTTACTGGTGGGATTCGATTGATGAGCAGGTTTCGGACACCTGCACGGGATAAGGAGCCATGTTGGAAAGTTTAGGCTGACGGGCATTAGGTAAAGAGCAGCCGAGTGGGCAGGACAACGCGCCCGTCTCATTAAGCCAAAAGGTATTGGTGGGCCTACGTAGGGGCAGCAGGTCTAAAGCTGCGAGATGACTGGGCGTCAGAtgaggaggatgatgatgatgatgagaagAAGTGTAAGACTAATACGGTTTGCCCAGCTTTGGGCGCTCACTTGATCGGGGTCCGTGTTGGCATCACGCAGTAACGCTCGATTCCGTGTGCCTTGTTTGAGCAGCAGCGCCTTTCAGCCACAACAGGGACTGTCCTTCTGGAAGTGTCTGCCACCTCCACATGGGGTCTCTGGAGCTCGGCCAGAGTGACCGTCACATTCTTGTCCATCTCTCTTCTCTGGTGGGGTGGTTGTTCCTAAACTTGAGGAGGCCACTTTGTCCCTGGGGTCCGTCAATGCTGCAGGACATTCTGTGCCACCTGCCTGAAGGCTCACGGTCTGTCATCGGTGGGACGTTCTGCAGACATCTCGGCGATGATCAGGAGAATGGGATGCAGCGGCGCCAGAGCTAAGGGCCCGACTGCGCTTGTCTTTTTCTTAAATGTTGAAATTCGTCTTCGCTTTCCCCTTCTGAGCAGTTTGTGTTGCTTGACGTGCGAGTAAAGAGTTTGAAAGACGAGAAGACGTTCCAAGTGCGCTGCCGTGTGCCCCTCCCGGGGGTCTCCTTTCCCAGCATGCCATCGGCTGGAGTTTGTCTTTCCCTTCAACTCGATTGGCGtcgtttccattttattttatttcttgttcaCTTTTTGTAATTGTTACTCTGAGCCAccactttgaaattaaaatgttctttCAATTTTCAAAAAGTGCTTTTGCTGTTGTTGTCAATGACCTTCTGCGCCACCTTCACCTGCCATGACTGCCACCATTGACCATCGGGCTCTCGGGGGAGGTGGCACCTCAGACACCCAGCCCCTCACTTCAGGTCCCACCCGGGGGTCCCTACTGCCGTCACCCCCTGGCCAGCCCAGCACTTCTGCAGACTTGACGTGGTGTTTGAGGTCCTCGTCTCCGCGCGTGACGTGACCACTCTGAGGCTTCAACCCGCTGGCAGGCAGACGTCCTGATCCCTTTGATGACAGCAAGTCCTGCGGACCCCAAGAAGCACATGCAGCATCCCTGCTCCGTCACACACGGGGGGGGCTCCATGTTTGCTGGCTGCCTGATTGTTGGATTTCTGGGTTTGATTTGCGCCAACACAGCTGAGAAGGTTCCTCCAGAGGTTGGTGGTGCTGGCCCTCGACGCTCTTCATGGTTTCCAGCCTGCTGCTGGCCAGTCCAGTTCCCTTTTGTCCTTCTCGCTGTGGTGTCCCGACGGCCGAGCACAAGTAAAGATCTTTATGCCTTGGCACCCTCTTCTACTGTTGGCACATCGTGGCTCCCACTGAGCTGCTGCTCTAGATTTGGCTGGCAGGCCGCTGCAGTTTTCTGAGTTTCATGGCGTGCTTTTTGAAACTCTGTGTTGGTGACTTCACACTAATGGTAAGCCCACCTTATATGGAGCGGGCCTGGCTGTGTTCAAGCATTAGATTTTAAGTGGGGGGGGCAAGTACTTTGGCACACCAAGAGCCAGGTGGTGTCTGTAACATCACATAACTGGCAGACGGTCAGGACACGCCGGCTGTTTGTTCTCTCCGGTGTTTACTCAGCCATTCAAAGCTTCCTGGAACTTCTGGGAGTCTCCCGGAAATCCGCATCTCCTCCCTGACCCCTGCAAGTGACCCGTACCCAGTCTCCTGCATTACTTGTGCAGTTGGCACACCGGTCTGAATGCCCGCTTTTTTAAGAGAGTGAGTTCTTGTCATGCCCACCTGCCACCACCCTGCcatctttgtattatttatttctgcAGTGGCGCTGGAGCTGAAGCTTTTAACTAAAGAGTTGCCTCACACCCGAGTTCACCCACGAGGCAATTGCAGTGCCCAGGCTGCCACCAGGGCACAAAGCCCGGAAGCAGCTCAAACCGTGTTCTGGAGACCCGGACCGTGGCTTCCCCCTACTTGAAATCAGACGGAATGGGACGGGCATCCGCGAGCAGCGAGGCCACGATGCGACCTTCTGGACAGCGTAAAGGACCCTCCGACTGGCACGGCACGCATCAGAGTGCCATTGGGAAGAAGTCGGCGCAAAGCGTGGCAGTGGGGAGGCTGCGTCGGTCCGTGTCAGTCGGCTCTGCTTTAACGGAGTCAGTCTGGTGCCCGCAATTCAAGAAGGCGTAACGTTGTGGGATGGACGGCAGTCGGCACGGAGCAAAGTCTCAAGCTCTGGGCCAGGGCGCCCTGTCAAAGGGAGAAGCGCGGAGCAGGTAATCCCAACAGGGGTCAGCATGGCAGTGGCGCCATACCTCTGGCGTAACACAAACGTTCATAGTCCTAACTCACGCCAATGCGGTAATTTGACTGGCGACTTTAGTATGCCAGTCGTATGGATACTTACAGTATTGTTACGGTTGATAAACGTCTGAAATATGAAAGACTGTCCATTATAtggcgccttgacgtgtggagggGTCTGCTGAAGCTTCACGACACACGGGTGAGGCCTCGGCTGGAGTCCTGGGGCAGTTTGGGCTACAAAAAGACAAAACGgcacaagaaaaagtccagagaagagcgacaggCGGAGTCCGGGCCGTCAGTTAGGAggaaaggagatgaagaggaggccCGAGTGAAGTGGGCAACATGATGAAGTCCACTGGGTCAGGGTGGGACTCCTCTCAggggtcagtcagtcatcatccaacccgctatctcctaacacagggtcacggggggtctgctggagccaatcccagccagcacagggcgccaggcaggaacaaacccgggcagggcgccagcacacacacacacacacacacagacacacactagaGACCATGTAGgataacctgcatctctttggactgtgagaggaaagccatgcagacacggggagaacatgcagactccacgagggaagcgaacccagacgggtctcctaactgtgaggcagcagtgctacccactgtgccaccatgccactcctTTTAAGGGTCAACTTCACCCAAACATTAAGACGTTTCTCATCACATGGCAAGTTAAGGATTAGGGTTCGCTCTTAGTATGCGCGCGATCCTGAATTCAGTAAGAATGAACTGAATGACCCGCAGGACACGTGAGTTACTGGCGTAGAATCGGGCGCAGGACACGGGTTCAAGAACTCGATACTGAGCCATCTGCTCTGTCAGGACAGCCAACAGAAGAGGGGCAACTACAGTGTAAGACCACCCGCTTGGATTTTAGACAGGCGACTGGCACAGCAGAACTGGGACTCCCTGCTGGTGTCATTTCATACCCAATCTCTGCAGCACTCACATGGCACAATTACGAGTTCTGTGCCAAAGCTCATGTGTAACCACAGCAGTTTTACTGTATTTGGGTTGAGCAGGCAAATGCCACACCCTTGGCATAAAATCGGGGTCTGTGGCCACTCATGGCGGTGCCCAGTTGATGACAGCAGCTGAATATCTCGTAAAGGGTTTTGCTCGCTTTATGGTGGGCATCTCGCTGTCTCATCACCAGTCCAGTGGCTTCAACCTCCATGCTGCTGCCTGCCCTCTCACTGCTGATGTCACTGCCCTGGTAACACACTCGGCTCGTTTCAGTGGACTCACACACTCGCACTTAAACACACTCACACTCTCTTACATGCACacctactcacacacacactcttacaCTCACACTCTCTTACACACACgcctactcacacacacactcactcactctcttacACACTCACTCTTACACTCACACTTACACACACTCGCACAATcacactctcactctctcacacactcactcTTACACACACTCGCACTCTCTTACACACTCACTcttacacacatacactcacactctcactctctcacacactcacactctcgcacactcacacacacaatcacactctCACTCTCTTACACACTCACacttacacacactcacactctcttACACACATGCCTactcacatacacactcactctcttacacactcacacttacacacacttgcacacacacacgctcTTACACTCTCACTCTCttacacacacactcgcacactcacacacacacactcacactctcacTCTCTTACACATtcactcttacacacacacacactctctctcacacactcgcacactcacacacactcaaaaAAATATTTGGGCCTAATCTTTCAGATTTATGTGTCTTATGTCTTCTTATCTGTCTATTTGGATTAGGGTTTGAAATGAAGCATGAAACTAATACGCTTAATGTGATGTGAATTCTTCGTCCAACAGAGATTTCTGTAATTGTATTACAGTTTTTCCCCTTTGCTCGGGCACTATAGACACACACTTAAACCAAAGTAACAGAACCTGAAGTTGTTGTAACCGTACcttaaccacacacacacacacacacactcgcccCTGCACACTACTTCACACATAAGACactttgttcaaaaatgaaatctcaGGGTACCATTGGGAACACCCAAACCACACTGTGTAACTGAAAATACTTCTAGCTCTAAAGAGACCTCGCTGAAGCCATTTTGAGAACTTTGCAAGCATGGAAGCAGGGAGAGCTCGAGGAAGAGGaagacagagagtgagagagagtgggGGACGAGGTCCAAGAGGCCATGCAAGGACATTTATTTCTGATGACATAAGAACAACTTTGGTGGGCCGCGTCATAAACTGTGGCCGGACTGTGAGGGCCGCTGGGCAGAGAGTCCAGCCTAATGTAAGATGTTTCCCAGTTTCATCCATCATAAGGCCATTCCGATGTCTTCAACTCTCTTCCCCACTCCGACTGTATTTACAGTACTGTGCCATCTCACATGGACTGTACTTCAGGGTGGCTAATGCTCCTGTTTGTATAAAAGTGTGAGTTCTGTGAAACACATGATGATAACGTGTCGAGATGGCTCAGTACTGTGTGTGGTATAGACAGTACTGCAACAAAGAAGCCAACCAATAACAATTTGTGGTTGGT comes from Polypterus senegalus isolate Bchr_013 chromosome 17, ASM1683550v1, whole genome shotgun sequence and encodes:
- the LOC120517533 gene encoding glycoprotein-N-acetylgalactosamine 3-beta-galactosyltransferase 1-like; this translates as MQMKARAQVSLIKSAVSPAQRRQSRLLLRIAERRCQRGDSHDPRGGPRLFAFRSRCCRERGSSQAARRAESCQVWVATTPSTAVAVPSPEEMLPRLAATRLKFAAGFLLGCLLCSFTFQQTRLGRELRGWLGPSRWQQQQQGIERRRPSNATSELQAPQDVSSALRVLCWVMTSPQSHRKARQVQSTWGRRCTVLLFMSSRADPSLPAVGLNTSEGRGALYRKTMAAFTLVHDRYLHAADWFLKADDDTYVVMENLRLLLSKHDSSQPLYLGRRFSPYVQQGYMSGGAGYVLSRQALRRYVAGLKDGTCTHTSSVEDLAIGRCMESLGVRVVDTRDVQRRESFHPLYPELHLIPGILAPSHWYWKYSYYKARNGPDCCSDLSVSFHYITPEDMHILEYYVYHLQVPGHHRDDTVDFLTP